A window of the Cystobacter fuscus genome harbors these coding sequences:
- a CDS encoding SGNH/GDSL hydrolase family protein gives MQMRFLLWLLVVGALPAWGAAPPRSSSCARASATLSRVAVMGASVSAGFGWGRQEGRGRTLADLLDDTVATEHAPVRNFASLWFFKNPRSAGQRQVDQVLTYAPTLTVAVDFLFWFVHGAQLDEAQRLARLEQGLALLEPLPGPILLGELPAMTTAVGKALEPGMLPSPETLARLNRRISEWARSRDNVVLLPLGTWLVRSPDGSLQADGLHPTREGAKWIAARMMDSLFEACPAPGVH, from the coding sequence ATGCAGATGCGCTTCCTCCTCTGGCTGCTGGTGGTGGGGGCCCTCCCCGCGTGGGGGGCGGCACCGCCGCGTTCCAGCTCATGCGCCCGCGCCAGCGCCACCCTGTCGCGCGTCGCCGTCATGGGGGCGAGTGTCTCGGCCGGTTTCGGCTGGGGACGTCAGGAGGGCCGTGGCAGGACGCTCGCCGACCTCCTGGACGACACCGTGGCGACGGAGCACGCGCCCGTGCGCAACTTCGCGAGCCTGTGGTTCTTCAAGAACCCACGCTCCGCCGGGCAGCGACAGGTGGACCAGGTGCTCACGTACGCGCCGACGCTGACTGTCGCCGTGGACTTCCTCTTCTGGTTCGTCCATGGCGCACAACTCGACGAGGCGCAACGTCTGGCCCGGTTGGAGCAGGGATTGGCGTTGCTCGAGCCGCTTCCGGGACCCATCCTCCTTGGCGAGCTGCCAGCGATGACCACCGCCGTGGGCAAGGCACTCGAACCCGGCATGCTCCCCTCCCCGGAGACGCTCGCGAGGCTCAACCGGCGTATCTCCGAGTGGGCACGCTCGCGCGACAACGTGGTCCTCCTGCCGCTCGGAACCTGGCTGGTGCGCTCGCCGGACGGCAGTCTGCAGGCGGATGGGCTGCATCCGACCCGTGAGGGCGCGAAATGGATCGCCGCGCGGATGATGGACTCGTTGTTCGAGGCGTGTCCCGCCCCCGGGGTGCACTGA
- a CDS encoding GH92 family glycosyl hydrolase, which yields MIVRTLLLTLAVVATIGCGSPSQTGPDAGHDIDAGNPGTPQDFYSSFEDADPQPAWSSTVELDAKGQKKSSGITGEPDTRIRGNIMAQVRSVTASSENPPEESVARLTDGELTSKWLAYQNTGWVQCELARPLAVKRYALSSANDSPERDPATWTLEGSQDGTSWTALDQRSNESFTTRLETRTYEFTNTTPYPYYRLNITANRSGTTLQLAEFQLSDGDDAPPPVTDMKSAVGNGPGSSWNSKIGTGFTGTHALRFAGAVTASGRGYAYNKLFDVNIRVTPTTELSYLLFVDPATNNPNFPSTYAALDLAFDDGTYLSELNAVDQNHAVLSPTGQGASRTLYPNQWNHKVSRIGDVAAGKTIKRILIGYDQPNGPVSSFGGWIDDVRITASPVHVTPTHLSDYVTTLRGTHSNASYSRGSNFPATAIPHGFNFWTPVTDASSPNFLYEYHRRNNVDNRSALQALAVSHQPSLWLGDRQSFQVMPSAASGTPSANRTSRALTFQHENEIARPYYYGVKFDNGVQAEFTPTDHAALFRFTFPGGDANLLFDNVNNDGGLTLNPSTRTITGYSDARSNLSVGATRMFVYATFDRPVTTSSMLSGGGGTSVTGYFRFTVPADDRTVTMRIATSLISVEQARKNLALEIAEGDRFEDVKARAQKLWDQKLGIIEVQGANEDQLTTLYSNLYRLFLYPNSGFENTGTATEPVYSHASPVATPSGTNTPTQTGAKIESGKIYVNNGFWNTYRTAWPAYALFTPGTAGELIDGFAQHYKEGGWIARWSSPGYTDLMTGTHSDVAFADAYVKGVRNFDVEAIYDAALRNATVLPASSGVGRKGLESSIFLGYTPNSTGSGLSWAMANHLNDFGIANMASALATDTNHPRHQEFVESAEYFLDRARRYVNLFDPSIQFFQGRTASGAFVRSKSDYEPRAWGYDYSETNGWNMAFDAPYDGLGLAALYGGKAGLAAKLDQFFATPETASFQGTYAAIVHEMVEARDVRMGQLGLNNQPAYHIPYMYTHAGQPAKTQEKVRDALARLFVGSNIGQGYVGDEDNGAMSAWHIFSALGFYPLAVGSTNYVIGSPLYTKAVIHLENGHDITINAPKNSPRNVYVQALKVNGQAYTKTYLPHELLTAGATLDFDMGPAPSSWGTGAEDAPPSLTTNGSAPSPLRDTATGGAATSSDGTNVGRLFDDTSATSVSFTAANPVLQYQLSSGARQVTFYTLTSGTGTVDPTGWTLSGSNDGANFTILDRRSAQTFRWRTQTRAFRVATPGNYTYYRLTLTGAAGLSLAEVELLARQ from the coding sequence ATGATCGTTCGCACTCTCCTGCTCACCCTCGCGGTCGTCGCGACCATTGGTTGCGGCTCCCCTTCCCAAACCGGACCCGATGCCGGGCATGACATCGACGCGGGCAACCCTGGCACCCCCCAGGATTTCTACTCGTCGTTCGAGGACGCGGACCCACAGCCCGCCTGGAGCTCCACGGTCGAACTCGACGCGAAGGGGCAGAAGAAGTCCTCCGGGATCACCGGGGAGCCGGACACGCGGATTCGCGGCAACATCATGGCGCAGGTGCGCTCGGTGACCGCCAGCAGCGAGAACCCTCCCGAGGAGAGCGTGGCCCGCCTCACCGACGGGGAGCTGACCTCCAAGTGGCTGGCGTACCAGAACACGGGCTGGGTGCAGTGCGAGCTCGCGCGGCCCCTCGCCGTGAAGCGCTACGCCCTCTCCTCCGCCAACGACTCACCCGAGCGAGACCCCGCCACCTGGACGCTCGAGGGCTCGCAGGACGGAACGAGCTGGACCGCGCTCGACCAGCGCAGCAACGAGTCGTTCACCACCCGCCTCGAGACCCGCACCTACGAGTTCACCAACACCACCCCCTATCCCTATTACCGGCTCAACATCACCGCCAACCGCAGCGGCACCACCCTGCAGCTCGCCGAGTTCCAGCTCTCCGATGGCGATGACGCGCCGCCGCCAGTGACCGACATGAAGAGCGCGGTCGGCAACGGCCCTGGCTCTTCGTGGAACTCCAAGATCGGCACCGGGTTCACCGGCACGCACGCGCTGCGCTTCGCGGGCGCGGTCACCGCGAGCGGCCGCGGCTACGCCTACAACAAGCTCTTCGACGTCAACATACGGGTCACGCCGACGACGGAGCTGTCGTATCTGCTCTTCGTCGACCCGGCGACGAACAACCCGAACTTCCCGAGCACCTACGCGGCGCTCGATCTCGCCTTCGACGACGGCACCTACCTGAGCGAGCTGAACGCCGTGGACCAGAACCACGCGGTGCTGAGCCCCACGGGCCAGGGCGCTTCGCGCACGCTCTACCCCAATCAGTGGAACCACAAGGTCTCACGCATCGGTGACGTCGCCGCCGGCAAGACGATCAAGCGCATCCTCATCGGCTACGACCAACCCAACGGCCCGGTTTCGAGCTTCGGCGGATGGATCGACGACGTGCGGATCACGGCCTCGCCCGTGCACGTGACGCCCACGCATCTGTCGGACTACGTGACCACCCTGCGTGGCACCCACTCGAACGCCAGCTACTCGCGCGGCAGCAACTTCCCCGCGACGGCCATCCCGCACGGTTTCAACTTCTGGACCCCGGTGACCGACGCGAGTTCGCCGAACTTTCTCTACGAGTACCACCGCCGCAACAACGTGGACAATCGCTCGGCGCTCCAGGCACTCGCCGTGAGCCACCAGCCGAGCCTGTGGCTGGGTGATCGGCAGAGCTTCCAGGTCATGCCCTCGGCGGCCAGTGGCACACCGAGCGCCAACCGCACCAGCCGTGCCCTCACCTTCCAGCACGAGAACGAGATCGCTCGGCCCTACTATTACGGAGTGAAGTTCGACAATGGCGTCCAGGCCGAGTTCACCCCCACCGACCACGCCGCGCTCTTCCGCTTCACGTTCCCCGGCGGCGACGCGAACCTCCTCTTCGACAACGTCAACAACGACGGCGGGCTCACCCTCAACCCCTCGACACGCACGATCACGGGCTACTCCGACGCGCGCAGCAACCTGTCAGTGGGCGCCACGCGGATGTTCGTCTACGCCACGTTCGACCGGCCGGTGACCACGAGCAGCATGCTCTCCGGCGGCGGCGGCACGAGCGTGACCGGCTACTTCCGCTTCACCGTCCCGGCGGACGACCGCACCGTGACCATGCGCATCGCCACCTCGCTCATCAGCGTCGAGCAGGCCAGGAAGAACCTCGCGCTCGAGATCGCGGAGGGCGATCGCTTCGAGGACGTGAAGGCACGTGCCCAGAAGCTCTGGGACCAGAAGCTCGGCATCATCGAGGTCCAGGGCGCCAATGAGGACCAGCTCACCACGCTCTATTCCAACCTGTACCGGCTGTTCCTCTACCCGAACTCGGGCTTCGAGAACACCGGCACGGCGACCGAGCCCGTCTACTCGCACGCCAGCCCGGTGGCGACGCCGAGCGGCACCAACACGCCCACGCAGACCGGCGCGAAAATCGAGAGCGGCAAGATCTACGTGAACAACGGCTTCTGGAACACCTACCGGACGGCCTGGCCGGCCTACGCGCTGTTCACGCCAGGCACCGCGGGCGAGCTGATCGACGGCTTCGCGCAGCACTACAAGGAAGGCGGCTGGATCGCGCGCTGGTCCTCGCCCGGCTACACCGATCTCATGACCGGCACGCACTCGGATGTCGCCTTCGCCGACGCCTACGTGAAGGGCGTCCGCAACTTCGACGTGGAGGCGATCTACGACGCGGCCCTGCGCAACGCCACGGTCCTGCCGGCCAGCAGCGGCGTCGGGCGCAAGGGACTCGAGTCGTCGATCTTCCTCGGCTACACCCCGAACTCGACTGGCTCGGGCCTGTCGTGGGCGATGGCCAACCATCTGAACGACTTCGGTATCGCGAACATGGCGAGCGCGCTCGCCACGGACACGAACCACCCTCGCCACCAGGAGTTCGTCGAGAGCGCGGAGTACTTCCTCGATCGCGCGCGGCGGTACGTGAACCTGTTCGACCCGTCGATCCAGTTCTTCCAGGGCAGGACGGCGAGCGGCGCGTTCGTGAGGTCCAAGAGCGACTACGAGCCGCGCGCCTGGGGCTACGACTACAGCGAGACCAATGGATGGAACATGGCCTTCGACGCGCCGTACGACGGCCTCGGCCTCGCGGCCCTGTACGGCGGCAAGGCCGGGCTCGCCGCGAAGCTCGACCAGTTCTTCGCCACGCCGGAGACCGCGAGCTTTCAAGGCACCTACGCCGCGATCGTCCACGAGATGGTCGAGGCGCGCGACGTGCGCATGGGACAGCTCGGCCTGAACAACCAGCCCGCGTACCACATCCCGTACATGTACACCCACGCCGGTCAGCCGGCGAAGACGCAGGAAAAGGTCCGCGACGCGCTCGCTCGCCTCTTCGTCGGGAGCAACATCGGCCAGGGCTACGTCGGCGATGAAGACAATGGCGCGATGTCGGCGTGGCACATCTTCAGCGCGCTCGGCTTCTACCCGCTGGCGGTGGGAAGCACGAACTACGTCATCGGCTCACCGCTCTACACCAAGGCCGTCATCCACCTCGAGAACGGCCACGACATCACCATCAACGCGCCGAAAAACAGCCCGAGGAACGTCTACGTGCAGGCGCTGAAGGTCAACGGGCAGGCGTATACGAAGACCTATCTGCCGCATGAGCTGCTCACCGCCGGTGCCACGCTCGACTTCGACATGGGCCCCGCCCCTTCCTCGTGGGGCACCGGTGCCGAGGATGCGCCGCCCTCGCTCACCACCAACGGCAGCGCCCCGAGCCCGCTGCGCGACACCGCGACGGGCGGCGCGGCCACGTCGAGCGACGGCACGAATGTCGGCAGGCTCTTCGATGACACCTCGGCCACGAGCGTGAGCTTCACCGCGGCGAACCCCGTGTTGCAGTACCAGCTCTCCTCGGGCGCGCGGCAGGTCACCTTCTACACGCTGACGTCGGGCACCGGCACGGTCGACCCGACTGGCTGGACGCTGAGCGGCTCGAACGACGGGGCGAACTTCACGATCCTCGACCGGCGCAGCGCCCAGACGTTCCGCTGGCGCACGCAGACGCGCGCCTTCCGGGTCGCCACCCCGGGCAACTACACGTACTACCGCCTCACGCTGACCGGCGCGGCGGGCCTGTCGCTCGCCGAGGTCGAGCTGCTCGCCAGACAGTAA
- a CDS encoding alpha/beta fold hydrolase, whose product MFEPRDREAQIEWRVENWRRLNGRKIPFDAEEFRALERRIIAHSGRHDTSDAHARADSSGLARGAELVHVTVPTLVITTPEDPTNPESNSRFLAETLPRSTLVTIDGMGHTIPRAVVPPLAAAILNHIEQEGHCAPGRSISP is encoded by the coding sequence ATGTTCGAGCCGCGCGACCGCGAGGCGCAGATCGAATGGCGGGTCGAGAACTGGCGCAGACTCAACGGGAGGAAGATTCCCTTCGACGCCGAGGAGTTCCGCGCACTCGAGCGGCGCATCATCGCCCACTCTGGCCGTCACGACACCTCGGATGCTCACGCGCGGGCCGACTCCTCTGGACTGGCTCGGGGGGCGGAACTCGTTCACGTCACCGTACCCACGCTCGTCATCACCACCCCAGAGGATCCCACCAATCCCGAGTCCAACTCGCGATTCCTCGCGGAGACCCTGCCGCGCTCGACCCTCGTGACCATCGACGGGATGGGGCACACGATTCCACGCGCCGTCGTCCCCCCGCTCGCAGCGGCGATCCTGAACCACATCGAGCAGGAGGGGCACTGCGCTCCAGGACGTTCGATCAGTCCCTGA